GACCTGATGTTCGCTTGGTACGAGCAAATTCATCGCGAGAGCTTGGAAAGCAGTAAGTTGCACGCCGATGAGACGGGTTGGCGTGTGAGCGGCAAGACCCATTGGTTGTGGTGCTTCGCGGGGGACGAGAACGTCTTTTACATGATCGATCGAAGTCGTGGTTCGCCGGCATTGCAGAAGTTTTTCACCGAAGCGTTCGAAGGTACGCTGATCACCAATTTCTGGTCGCCGTACGATGCGGTCGTATGCGCCGACAAACAGAAATGCTGGCCGCATCTGCTGCGCGATGCCGCTGCGGTCAGCGAAAAGCATGGTGATCATCCGCAGTGGAAATCGTTCTCGCGTCGCTTGATTGGTGTGTACCGTGATGCCAAGAAGTTGCAGGCTCAAAAGTCATCGATGGTCGAGTCGGACTACGATCTGAGAGTTGGCCGGTTGGAGCAGCGTTTAGCAAAACTCGGCAGTGAACCATGGGATCACACTGATGCGAATCGACTGTCCAAGCGGATGGAAAAGTATGGCAGCGAGCTGCTGACGTTTTTGTGGTACGACGACATTCCATCGGACAACAACGCGGGAGAACGCGCGATCCGTCCGGCGGTGATGATTCGCAAGAATAGTTACTGCAATCACAGCGATCGTGGTGCGTTGACCCAGTCGGTCTTGATGAGTGTCCTTCGGACGCTCCGAATCCGCGGCCACCAACCGCTCGATACAATCTTGGAAGCCCTCGCCAGCTACGCAAAAACCGGCGTCATGCCACCGCTACCGCCGAAGGGTGAATAGTTACCTTAAGCTCATAGCATTAATACTCACCGCAGTCGCTACGGCCAACCGAACACAACAACGGTGGCGAAACGAACTCGTACGTTTTCCGTCCAAGTAGTCATCAAATATTCAGAGCGCTCTGTCAGCTCTATTTACAAGGCACATCCAGACCATGATTGTTCAACAGCTTAAAGCATGCATTGTCATTTTATTGATGGCGACTGTGGTGCCAGTGGCACAAGGAGCTAACAATGAGGTGAACAACTTCTCGCGAGATGGCAAATTCGCTAAGAAGCATGGCGTTTTCGAGATAGCTCTCAGGTCAGATTCCAAGCTGCCAAACCCCTTTGATGTTCCAGTCAAAGTAACCTTTACACCTCCGTCAGGTGCTGCCGCTGCAAAGACGGTTGATGGATTTTTTGTTGGGGAGGGAACTTGGCGCGCTCGCGTGTATGTGAATGAGGTTGGCAACTGGAGATGGTCTACCAAAAGTGAACATGATTCACAGCTTAATGCTCAGTCGGGCGAGTTTGACGTAGCTGATTCTGATCTCAGAGGGCGCCTGCTTGTTCATCCTCGGAACCAGCGACATTGGATGACAGAAGACGGACGGTGGTTTCTCAATCTCAATGACACGGCCTACTTTCTTTTGCTTGGCAAGGACCATGGAGGAAATGAGGTGCCGACGGATGATTTCCGAGACTATGTCCGTGACTTGTCAACAGTTGGCATCACTTCTGTGCGAACCAATTTATTGACACATCCGAATGGCCCCTGGGATAACCTTTTTGGCGAGAACATCGACGGGAAACACAATCGTTTGAATCTCAAGAATATGCGTCGCGCCGATGAGCGTCTGGAGTGGATGCTAAACGAACATCCCGAGATCTACGTGCAACTGATTCTGTTTCCGCTTGCGCAAACATGGGGACAGAAGAAGACTTCTGGCATCGACTGTCGGGCCAGGAAAAGCAACGAATCCTCCGCTATCTCGTCGCCCGTTACGCTGCCTACCCTCAAGTTTTTTGGTTGGTCGTCAACGATTGTCACTATGGAGAAAGGTTTCCTCGCAACACGGCCTTTGTACGCGAAGCAGGGAGCTACCTCTGGAAGCATGACCCATGGCAGCATCCGCGCTCGACGGGGCCGAACCGAAATGCAGGGTTTCTGTTTTCCGAAGAGGAATGGGCTACCTATATCCATTTGGAAGACGAACATGACTTGAGTGCGACAGAGTTCAAGAAATTCGAAAAGTTTGGAAAGCCAGTCTTCCTTGGTGAGGACCGCTACGAACAGGACCATGGTCGGGACCGCGACCCGAGCGACATGCGTTATTGGCAGCGCCGACTTTTCTGGTCCTGGCTCTTATCAGGAGGCTCGGCCAACTACGGAGGAAGGTGGCTCAGCGTACATCCATATCGACAGACCGGAAAACGGGAGTTTTTTGTCGATATACGAAAACTCCGATTCGGTCAGCAGCTTACGGGGCTTGACTCTGTGATTCACATTTCGAGATTCCTTGGTTCCAACAACATCGAATTGTGCAGTTTTCAGGCGGATGACTCACTTGTGCAGGATTCGAAAATTAAGCACGGCATCGACGCACCAAAGCTGGCTCGCCGGCAGTTCAAAGAATTTCTCGTCTATCATCCGAACGCCAAAGGAACCGGGCAGCATGCAACGAGAAATCGTGACTATACCGCTGCGGTAACAATCGACCTACGAAAGGCGTCCGGCGATTTGAGAGTGCAGTGGTTGCGGTGCCATGATGGAGCAATCCGCGAAGCCCCAGCGATATCGGGCAGAGGTGTTCGTGAATTCACCGCTCCATGGTCTGGCGAGGATGTTGTGTTACGGCTTATTGAGTCTCAATGACCTGCCGCGACCGTCCGGCAGTTTCATCGAAACTGCAACACAGTGTTTGGGCAACCAAGTGAACAAGCGCAAGCGAGAATCGTCGGGCTGCAATTGCGCCGGCGCCCACGCTTTCATCTTGATTGCTTCGCCGCCTACCAACACGCTCCGCATGGCATCGAGTGCTGTGTAGATTTGTTGATTCCGAGCTCAACATACTTCCCACATCGTTCGCTGAGATTCAACTCAGGATTCCACGTGTATGCGCAGTGCTTCGTATGAGACTGGGCAGATCTTCGGGCCTGCTTCTTTGCCCATGATCTCGAAGACTTCGTCCAGCGAAAGCTGCCTCTTCCGGTAGGGACGTTTTCGTCAACGAACATCCTCTGCTCTTCGGGTTCGCATTGAGCAAGGGCATCGCGAACGTCACGTTGATCCAACGTAGCCCAAAAGCTCTGGTCGTCTCGAAATGACAACAGGGCACTGACGGGGTCTGGGTCGAACCATTTGCCTGATCGCTCACGGGCGACATCAAGTGCAGCCGCTAAGCCGTAGCTATTAAAGTAGACTTCGACGGTTTGTGCGAGACAGGCAATGCGGCCAAGCAATGGGATCTCTTCACCCTTGAGTCCATAGGGTTCGCCGCGTCCGTCCCAATGTTCGTCCAGCGCACGGACTGCGGCAGCGGCCTGTTCACTGAACCCAAGTTTCCTTGCAATGTCGGCCCCGCGCGAACAACGTGTCTTGATCAACTCAGTTCCTGCAGAAGGCTGACCAATCAATGAGACGAGCTTCGCTGCTCGCGCAAGAGGAGTGCGATCAGGCGCGACATTTCGCACCATGTAGCTGAGCGCAGCACTCTTGTTCCGCAGATCATTGATCTTGAACGACTGCTTGATTTCGCGGTCGTCTGCTCCAAAGAGCGAACACACCTTGGCCGCATTGCTGCTACAGCCTGAGTCCTTCAAGAGCGCTCCGTAGAACAATGCTGAACGGTCTGTAGAGGGAAGATCGATAATTTCCGCGATCTTCATCGCTATCAAACAGCTCTTGGTCCAGTGGCCTTCCGGCTGGCCTTCGGTGATGTCCAGAGCGTAGGACAAGGCCGCGATCACATCAGCCAATGCCACAGACGGCGCCGAATCCACGACGGCTGCGGCATCAATTCCAAAGGATGAACGAGTCTGAATGGTCACGTTGAACGAATTATGACGACAAAACTGATGAAGTCCTGCATTGACTGCAGCGCTGCTCAACCTTAGGACATAATTTGACGCGCCGTTGCCCTTTTACATCACTTGGGCTTCATGTATTTCAAAAGGAATTCTCGTTGCATCTCGGCGATTTCCCGCTTGGCAAATTCTGGACCACCGTGCCCGGCACCTTTGATCATGTGCAGCGTCGATTCCACTTTGACTGATTTCAATGCCTTGTCCATCGCTTCGCTTTGATTTGGCGGCACGGTTCGGTCATCGGTTCCGTGAATGATCAGGAAGGGAGGGTCCGCTTTGTCGACATAAGTGATCGGGTTGACTCGCTTGATGCCGGCTTCGTTTTGAAGCACCACGCCACCGCCGAGCAATTTCGATTCGGGCGAGTTCGCTTTGTTGTGATGTTCATATCCGGCTGTCGTCACGAAGGCTTTGAAGTCTGTCGGCCCATAAAAATCAACGACAGCCTGAACATCGCTGGACTGATCCGCCCAACCTCCGTCGCCCTCAAACTCTTTCACGCCCCCCGATGTTCCCATCAGCGCGACGAGGTGCCCTCCTGCCGAACTGCCGCCAACTGCAATTCGTTTGGGATCGAGATCGTACTTTTTCGCGTGCGCTCGCAGGTAACGAATTGCGCACTTGCAGTCCTCGATTTGAGCCGGGAATGGAGCTTCCCCGGTAAGCCGATACTCAATCGTCGCTCCAACGAAACCTTCTCGAACCATCGGCACGACCTTCCCGACACCGCCATCCTTCGTACCGCCCTGCCAGCCACCACCGTGAATCCAAACATAAACAGGCATCGGCGAATCCGACTGTTCCTTGGGCAGCACAATGTGCATCGTCAGGTCTCGACCGCCGCCTTTGCCGAATACGACATCGCGTAGCACGGTGACATCAGCAGGAGCGTTTTGACCAGCGCCCTGTTGACCACGCCCCGCAGGTGCACCGGCGAAATCTTCCTTGGTAAGTAGGTCATCGCTATTGCGATCAAATCGCTTGAACAGTCGCTCGGGGCCCTTGAATTCCTCTTTCGTCACTTTTTCGTCCTTGTTCCCGTCTTCACGCCGGAGAACTTCGTTGAACGAAATTCGTGGACGCCGCTGCTGCTGTAAGTCCTGAGCCGTCGCGAAACCGAAAGACAATGCGACGATCGACATGGCAAAAAACACTTTGATGATTTTCATTGAAAACTCCCTGGATGTAAAATTGAAACGTCACTCGTATCAGCCAGCTAATTGTTCGCCATTGTTCTCAGGCCCGACAATTTCGACAATCAACGCAACCGACTACTGCACGGAAAGCGTTCATGTTGTCACCGATAGAGAACAAGTCCCTTCAACGGATTTTCGATTGGTCCCTCGTTAATGCCGCCTCCATCTCTGAGCGCAACTCGCTGGACGTCGTGCGAGTCGATCCTCACGGTGCCGTCCCTAGCGTTGGTGCTCAAGGAACTTTGCTCAAGGAAGGTCCATGCCATCGGGAACGCGGGAATTTCCGAATCGCGTTTAGTTCGCCCCTCGCAGGCAGACGGTTTGTATGCTGCAGCGAGTTTCAACCGGTGACACTAACCATCCGGCGCTTGCGAAAGCTGTACAGAACGCGATTACTCTCCGTGATTCATTGATTCTGGCTGATTAACAGTACCTACCGTTCTTACATGACTTGCATCAAGACTTGATGCAAATTTGCCCGCACGATCTAAGATACGAGAACCCGTTCATGACCACACGCAACCGGACGGCTCGTACCGCTTTTCGCACCAGATGCGTACGAGAAAAAATGAAAGCGGATCAATGGCTTCGACCGGTGCGACGGATCTGTTCCAATAGCGCTGTTAACTGCGCCACTCGATCTGGATGCAGCTTTGAGAGATTGTCTTTCTCGGCAATGTCTCGACCGAGATGATAGAGTTGCACAGCTGGTTGTTCTGCGTCCAAGTGAGGCAACTCACCGGCGCCTCCACCGTCTTGCCCCAAAATCAATTTCCATGGTCCTTGCCGAATCGAGAACAGCGACGAAAAGGAATCGTTCACAAGAACGTTGCGCCTCGGACGACTCGAAGGAACATCAAGCAATGCAGTCAATACACTGAAACTGTCTTCACCGGCGTCGTCCGGCAATTCAAACTCGAAATAGTCACTGAACGTGGCCAACATATCGGTGAGCGCAATCATCTCATCGCTGGTTGATCCGGCTTTGATCATCTTTGGCCAGCGGGCGATAAACGGTATGCGATGACCGCCTTCATAGACCGTCGTTTTCTGACCGCGCAAGGGGCCGTTTATTAGGTGGCCATGGTCCGCCGCATACTCAATTGGTTGGTACCTGACGACTCCGCCATTGTCGCTGGTCAAGAGTAACAGCGTGTTCTCCAACACTTGTTTACGTTGCAACGCATCAACGACCTGACCAACCGACCAATCCATTTCAGCAATGAAATCCCCACGCGGACCGATCTCACTGGTTTCACGAAATCGTTTGGCAGGGATAATTGGAGCGTGGATGTTGCGGTGAGCGACATAGAGAAAGAAGGGTTGGTCTGACTCGTACTCTTCAATCCAACGAACGGCCCGATCAGTCAGCATGTCGGACAGATCTTTGTGCTTGTAGAACATTTCGTCGGGACCAGACTGCCCCAAAGCAGCCGCCAGTCCGGATCGCGGACGGCGCAGGTAATCTTTCTCAAACCCCGCTCGTTTATCTGGCGTGATCTTCAGAGGATGATTCGGATCGAGATTCAGGACTCGGTCATTCTCAATGATGATGTGTGGGAATTGTCCGACGTGTGGGAAACCCCAAAAGTATTCAAAACCAACATCATTCGGCCCGGGCTTGAGCGGCAGGTTGTAATCGGGGCCAAGGATGTCATCCCATCCCGGCTGGTTGCGATCACCAAAACCCAAATGCCATTTCCCGATGCATGCCGTTGAGTAACCTTGAGTCTGAAAAAGGTCGGCGATCGTGAAGCGGTCCGGATCGATCAAAAGCGGGTCATTTGCCCACAGAGTTGAAGAACCGTTCCACGTTCTCCACGCATATCGTCCTGTCAACAAGTTGTAACGCGATGGCGTACAAACAGACGCAGGCGAGTGTGCATCGGTGAAGCGTCTGCCTGCCGCGGCAAGCTGATCGACATTGGGCGTCTTAACCTTCGTTGCGCCATAACAACTTAAGTCGCCATAACCGAGATCATCCATCAACAGCACGACCACGTTCGGTCGATCTTTCGCGCAGACCGATCCAATGACCAACAGTGACGCTGCGAGCGAAATCATGATTCGACTGGGATACTTCATTGTGCTCACTGTAAATCCGGGGCTGGAAGTATGAATCTGCCGTCAATCGTGTTCCACGAATCATTCGAGTTCTTGCCACTGAAGATCATCGTGAACTTGGCTCCATCCGCACTTATCCATTTCTGTGTAAAGTTCCAAAAGAAGGCAGAAGTCTCGATCTGTCCTTCACCCCATGAGTTTTCATAGGCGACAGTTGTCCACGGCCCCCAAGGCTCAGACGCATCGAACATGCCAAGCTGTCCCGCATGCGATTGCGAGTGTTCTGTACAGAGGATGTAGCGTCTCAGACCAGCATTGTAGGAGACGCTCACATTCCAGCCAACGCCGTTGGAGTCCTCGAAAACCGGTTGTTTGGCTTCGATGTTGCTCGACCATGTCGCCGATCCGTCTGTCGCGAAGCCAGCAAAGAACTGATGACGATCGCGTTGGAAGACCAATTCCTTCGGAACGCGCGTAAGATGAATGCGTCCTGGTTTGTGAACGTCGAAGCCATGCTCCGTCTGAGGTAACGTGCCTGGTCCCCATGTCGGTTCGATCAGATAGCTGTAGACATACTCGTCTCGAGCACCCGAGTTGTCCTGACCGAAATTCAAGAACGTCGGCACAGATAATTCGTCTTCAAACGTGTATTTCCAGTCTGCGAGCTTCCAGTGCATTCCATGGTCAGTGGACTGGGCGATCGCGCTCGACTCCATGTGTCTGGCCGGTTGTGCAGCAACCCACATGTAGAGCACACCGTCCACACTTATGATACCGTAGCTCTTACCGTCAAACTGAGGAGGTTTCTGCGGCTTGAATCCTCCCCAGATGTTGATGCCAGAGTAGCCTTCTACATTCCCGTCAATCCGAGCGACACCAAGCTTGACTCGTCCTTCACTATTCGTCCCGCCGAATCCGCCACCATCACCCCATGCTGTGTATAGATGTCCATCGTCCGCCCAAGTCACTGGCCAGTTGTCGCTGCCGGGCGCAAGTCTGCGGTGCGTCGCGAAGTCAAACTCGACACGTTTGATCACCGAACTTTGCGGATACGGTGGCTGCTGTCTCAGTGCCGCATGCGCGGTAAGCAATTCAAAGGCCAACAGTGTGATGACGGTGACGATTAAGCATCCGCTTCGATTCATTTTCATAGTCCGCAGCAATAGTTCGCGTACAAGCCGTTCGGTCTCAACCGCGATTCATCCTACCATCATTTAGTTCCTAGACGCGAGATGGTATTGGTCATTCCGCAAATCACGATCATTCGGACCTCGTCAACTGGTCACCATGGAAAATTGTGCGTGAAGCGAGAAAGGGAGGAAGCGGTGCCGCAGCAATTAAGTGAAGGGGCGGCGGCAGCGCGTCGCAGCCTTTTCCTGATGCTCTTTTTCCGAAATGCTACTCGCCAACGGGTGAATGTGCCGCATCATAGGCGGCGCGAATCCACTGACCGCGAGTCGTTTGGCGGTCGGCTGATGGTAGTTGTTCGAGCGGTAGGTGCTGGCCTCTTGCAATGTTTCGCCAGTGATCGGCGACTTCCGAACCCAAGACCTTTTCCAACTGAACGGCGTGTCCGGGAAAGGCTTCAAAATACTGGCTGACAATATGAGCTCCACGTTCGCCGGGATTCTTTGGTGCGGGCTCGATTCCGTGCAGACCGCGAACGCTCCCCCACCATTGCACGGCGACGAAGTCTTTGTGTTGCGGGGAAACATCGCTCACGTGGATTGTGGCTGCCCCCGTATCCCAGAGCTTTCGCTGCAAGGATAGGACATCAAGTTGCTGCACCGAGATGCGGCGTGCAATCGCCTGATTTGTGGCCAGACCGGCAGCTTCACCAAGCGACATCCAAATCGGTTCCAGTCGCAATGCGCAGAAACCAACATGACTTGAACTGCAGGCGCAGGGCACCAACAGATTGTTCATTGTTCGCGGAATCAAAACACCGTACGGAATTTGATAGGGCGCGACACCCTTGTAGAACTCGCCCATGTGTCGTCCTCCGATCATCGGACCTTCGTGATCCGTGCCGTGACAATTATGGCTGTATTCTCCCACCGCGATCGCATCGTCGTGACGCTTCGCGCGAGCATCATTTGCCGCGTATTCGGTGTCGTTCTCTGTGTAGACGTATTTGCCAACCATACGGCGAGCTTCTCGAACGTAAATTTGCTCAGGGATGTTTCCCGACTCAGTAAACTCATCGCGACACAATCCCCAAGTCGCGGCCTCGGCTCGAAA
The DNA window shown above is from Rhodopirellula bahusiensis and carries:
- a CDS encoding FAD-dependent oxidoreductase, which codes for MTPQIVIDATYEGDMMAAAGIPFRTGREARSEYHESLASESADGQLQGYNFRLCMTQKEDNRVPIPVPQNYNRNDYVGVIPLVESGVIKSAFGYPGQPFLLKAHLPVMPNGKHDINDVSKGAVRLSRPGKHLDYPNGDLATRRRIEREHLDWQLGLIHFAQTDGSLPDAFRAEAATWGLCRDEFTESGNIPEQIYVREARRMVGKYVYTENDTEYAANDARAKRHDDAIAVGEYSHNCHGTDHEGPMIGGRHMGEFYKGVAPYQIPYGVLIPRTMNNLLVPCACSSSHVGFCALRLEPIWMSLGEAAGLATNQAIARRISVQQLDVLSLQRKLWDTGAATIHVSDVSPQHKDFVAVQWWGSVRGLHGIEPAPKNPGERGAHIVSQYFEAFPGHAVQLEKVLGSEVADHWRNIARGQHLPLEQLPSADRQTTRGQWIRAAYDAAHSPVGE
- a CDS encoding DUF5060 domain-containing protein, with the translated sequence MIVQQLKACIVILLMATVVPVAQGANNEVNNFSRDGKFAKKHGVFEIALRSDSKLPNPFDVPVKVTFTPPSGAAAAKTVDGFFVGEGTWRARVYVNEVGNWRWSTKSEHDSQLNAQSGEFDVADSDLRGRLLVHPRNQRHWMTEDGRWFLNLNDTAYFLLLGKDHGGNEVPTDDFRDYVRDLSTVGITSVRTNLLTHPNGPWDNLFGENIDGKHNRLNLKNMRRADERLEWMLNEHPEIYVQLILFPLAQTWGQKKTSGIDCRARKSNESSAISSPVTLPTLKFFGWSSTIVTMEKGFLATRPLYAKQGATSGSMTHGSIRARRGRTEMQGFCFPKRNGLPISIWKTNMT
- a CDS encoding HD-GYP domain-containing protein, which produces MTIQTRSSFGIDAAAVVDSAPSVALADVIAALSYALDITEGQPEGHWTKSCLIAMKIAEIIDLPSTDRSALFYGALLKDSGCSSNAAKVCSLFGADDREIKQSFKINDLRNKSAALSYMVRNVAPDRTPLARAAKLVSLIGQPSAGTELIKTRCSRGADIARKLGFSEQAAAAVRALDEHWDGRGEPYGLKGEEIPLLGRIACLAQTVEVYFNSYGLAAALDVARERSGKWFDPDPVSALLSFRDDQSFWATLDQRDVRDALAQCEPEEQRMFVDENVPTGRGSFRWTKSSRSWAKKQARRSAQSHTKHCAYTWNPELNLSERCGKYVELGINKSTQHSMPCGACW
- the tnpC gene encoding IS66 family transposase, with the translated sequence MDGTDPTAVVEPPVNASLIDKLLSNQLSEAEARDFAGRDPECTAFTLLALQQRIAQSSQAGGPNTPSSTIPPYEKPVSKPKTPKGKKRKRGGQPGHAGRTRPPLPEPDRTRDQQCESCPDCGGKLTRTGQTRTRRSEDIPEDLKPVITEDTIHRDYCPACDKRVEPKLPDVLPRCTLGNRTLVLSAMLHFLQGLTISQIADTFNFHLRMKVTPGGLVQMWHRLADLMFAWYEQIHRESLESSKLHADETGWRVSGKTHWLWCFAGDENVFYMIDRSRGSPALQKFFTEAFEGTLITNFWSPYDAVVCADKQKCWPHLLRDAAAVSEKHGDHPQWKSFSRRLIGVYRDAKKLQAQKSSMVESDYDLRVGRLEQRLAKLGSEPWDHTDANRLSKRMEKYGSELLTFLWYDDIPSDNNAGERAIRPAVMIRKNSYCNHSDRGALTQSVLMSVLRTLRIRGHQPLDTILEALASYAKTGVMPPLPPKGE
- a CDS encoding alpha/beta hydrolase; this translates as MKIIKVFFAMSIVALSFGFATAQDLQQQRRPRISFNEVLRREDGNKDEKVTKEEFKGPERLFKRFDRNSDDLLTKEDFAGAPAGRGQQGAGQNAPADVTVLRDVVFGKGGGRDLTMHIVLPKEQSDSPMPVYVWIHGGGWQGGTKDGGVGKVVPMVREGFVGATIEYRLTGEAPFPAQIEDCKCAIRYLRAHAKKYDLDPKRIAVGGSSAGGHLVALMGTSGGVKEFEGDGGWADQSSDVQAVVDFYGPTDFKAFVTTAGYEHHNKANSPESKLLGGGVVLQNEAGIKRVNPITYVDKADPPFLIIHGTDDRTVPPNQSEAMDKALKSVKVESTLHMIKGAGHGGPEFAKREIAEMQREFLLKYMKPK
- a CDS encoding DUF4185 domain-containing protein; this translates as MNRSGCLIVTVITLLAFELLTAHAALRQQPPYPQSSVIKRVEFDFATHRRLAPGSDNWPVTWADDGHLYTAWGDGGGFGGTNSEGRVKLGVARIDGNVEGYSGINIWGGFKPQKPPQFDGKSYGIISVDGVLYMWVAAQPARHMESSAIAQSTDHGMHWKLADWKYTFEDELSVPTFLNFGQDNSGARDEYVYSYLIEPTWGPGTLPQTEHGFDVHKPGRIHLTRVPKELVFQRDRHQFFAGFATDGSATWSSNIEAKQPVFEDSNGVGWNVSVSYNAGLRRYILCTEHSQSHAGQLGMFDASEPWGPWTTVAYENSWGEGQIETSAFFWNFTQKWISADGAKFTMIFSGKNSNDSWNTIDGRFILPAPDLQ
- a CDS encoding sulfatase family protein, with the protein product MISLAASLLVIGSVCAKDRPNVVVLLMDDLGYGDLSCYGATKVKTPNVDQLAAAGRRFTDAHSPASVCTPSRYNLLTGRYAWRTWNGSSTLWANDPLLIDPDRFTIADLFQTQGYSTACIGKWHLGFGDRNQPGWDDILGPDYNLPLKPGPNDVGFEYFWGFPHVGQFPHIIIENDRVLNLDPNHPLKITPDKRAGFEKDYLRRPRSGLAAALGQSGPDEMFYKHKDLSDMLTDRAVRWIEEYESDQPFFLYVAHRNIHAPIIPAKRFRETSEIGPRGDFIAEMDWSVGQVVDALQRKQVLENTLLLLTSDNGGVVRYQPIEYAADHGHLINGPLRGQKTTVYEGGHRIPFIARWPKMIKAGSTSDEMIALTDMLATFSDYFEFELPDDAGEDSFSVLTALLDVPSSRPRRNVLVNDSFSSLFSIRQGPWKLILGQDGGGAGELPHLDAEQPAVQLYHLGRDIAEKDNLSKLHPDRVAQLTALLEQIRRTGRSH